A genome region from Anopheles stephensi strain Indian chromosome 2, UCI_ANSTEP_V1.0, whole genome shotgun sequence includes the following:
- the LOC118503972 gene encoding sprouty-related, EVH1 domain-containing protein 1 isoform X1, with translation MTEAYEDDFLVRVRAQVMARDESTEGWLPLQGGGLANVSIRKRARLPPDGGGHEYIIYGQRISDQTVILSCVINRDLQYFKVMPTFHHWRAGKQRNGLTFQTAADARAFDKGIIRAYDDLIDGMADATTPNASTAPATSNVPTGSNAIGAAVPLLLRTDVDDDDDDGDTVGEDDVFMTLDLPVEPSESRSNSEGSGSHQSVDKQSQQQQQQQQSSIQYISGDKPSPLISSSNKPGDEKVTPLVPGDNYSYVQITDQPCDIKLKYNFYHLKVHDYNYPVIEEPPIGGSLIGGRRDSTTSLKKRNALDAAANAGATSVPPIMKEGTLIKTRLRCRYCQEFYNDEWNHKGSCDYAPDCFRTAIENVSGMPCARCMLYHCMKDAEGETVAHPCLCTGESGCTKRWIGLALLSLLVPCLWCYPPLRACHWIGVSCRLCGGKHKPQI, from the exons ATGACCGAGGCATATGAAGA TGATTTCTTAGTTAGAGTACGCGCACAAGTTATGGCCAGAGATGAGAGCACGGAAGGATGGTTACCACTGCAAGGCGGTGGCCTGGCGAACGTTTCCATCCGCAAACGCGCGCGACTGCCACCGGACGGTGGCGGTCACGAGTACATTATCTACGGGCAAAGAATATCTGACCAAACC GTTATACTAAGTTGTGTTATTAATAGAGACTTGCAGTACTTCAAAGTCATGCCTACCTTTCATCACTGGCGCGCTGGAAAGCAACGGAACGGGCTCACCTTTCAGACGGCCGCCGATGCGAGGGCTTTCGACAAGGGAATCATCCGTGCCTACGATGACCTCATTGATG GTATGGCTGATGCAACGACACCAAATGCTTCAACTGCTCCTGCCACATCCAACGTTCCCACCGGTTCGAATGCCATCGGTGCTGCTGTCCCACTGCTGCTACGTACGGAcgtcgacgatgatgatgacgacggtgACACAGTTGGTGAAGACGACGTGTTCATG ACGCTGGACTTACCGGTTGAACCTTCGGAATCACGTTCCAACTCGGAGGGCAGTGGAAGCCACC AAAGCGTCGATAAACaatcacaacagcagcagcagcagcagcaatccagTATTCAATACATATCGGGCGATAAACCATCACCGctgatcagcagcagcaacaagccTGGTGATGAAAAAGTGACTCCTCTAGTACCTGGTGATAACTATTCGTACGTTCAGATAACCGAC CAGCCGTGCGACATCAAGCTAAAGTATAATTTCTATCACTTGAAGGTGCACGACTATAACTATCCGGTCATCGAAGAACCACCGATCGGCGGCTCCCTCATCGGTGGGCGGCGCGATTCGACCACGAGTCTCAAGAAACGGAACGCACTGGACGCTGCCGCGAATGCAGGGGCCACCTCCGTACCGCCCATCATGAAGGAAGGCACACTCATCAAGACACGGCTCCGGTGCAG ATACTGCCAAGAGTTCTACAACGATGAGTGGAATCACAAGGGGTCGTGCGATTACGCACCGGACTGCTTCCGGACGGCGATCGAGAACGTGTCCGGGATGCCGTGCGCCCGGTGCATGCTGTACCACTGCATGAAGGACGCGGAAGGTGAAACAGTAGCCCATCCGTGCCTGTGCACCGGCGAGTCGGGCTGCACGAAGCG GTGGATCGGTTTGGCTTTACTTTCCCTGCTGGTGCCATGCCTTTGGTGCTATCCGCCATTGCGTGCTTGCCACTGGATCGGCGTTTCGTGTCGGTTGTGCGGTGGCAAGCACAAACCACAAATTTGA
- the LOC118503972 gene encoding sprouty-related, EVH1 domain-containing protein 1 isoform X3 yields the protein MTEAYEDDFLVRVRAQVMARDESTEGWLPLQGGGLANVSIRKRARLPPDGGGHEYIIYGQRISDQTVILSCVINRDLQYFKVMPTFHHWRAGKQRNGLTFQTAADARAFDKGIIRAYDDLIDGMADATTPNASTAPATSNVPTGSNAIGAAVPLLLRTDVDDDDDDGDTVGEDDVFMTLDLPVEPSESRSNSEGSGSHQSVDKQSQQQQQQQQSSIQYISGDKPSPLISSSNKPGDEKVTPLVPGDNYSYVQITDVHDYNYPVIEEPPIGGSLIGGRRDSTTSLKKRNALDAAANAGATSVPPIMKEGTLIKTRLRCRYCQEFYNDEWNHKGSCDYAPDCFRTAIENVSGMPCARCMLYHCMKDAEGETVAHPCLCTGESGCTKRWIGLALLSLLVPCLWCYPPLRACHWIGVSCRLCGGKHKPQI from the exons ATGACCGAGGCATATGAAGA TGATTTCTTAGTTAGAGTACGCGCACAAGTTATGGCCAGAGATGAGAGCACGGAAGGATGGTTACCACTGCAAGGCGGTGGCCTGGCGAACGTTTCCATCCGCAAACGCGCGCGACTGCCACCGGACGGTGGCGGTCACGAGTACATTATCTACGGGCAAAGAATATCTGACCAAACC GTTATACTAAGTTGTGTTATTAATAGAGACTTGCAGTACTTCAAAGTCATGCCTACCTTTCATCACTGGCGCGCTGGAAAGCAACGGAACGGGCTCACCTTTCAGACGGCCGCCGATGCGAGGGCTTTCGACAAGGGAATCATCCGTGCCTACGATGACCTCATTGATG GTATGGCTGATGCAACGACACCAAATGCTTCAACTGCTCCTGCCACATCCAACGTTCCCACCGGTTCGAATGCCATCGGTGCTGCTGTCCCACTGCTGCTACGTACGGAcgtcgacgatgatgatgacgacggtgACACAGTTGGTGAAGACGACGTGTTCATG ACGCTGGACTTACCGGTTGAACCTTCGGAATCACGTTCCAACTCGGAGGGCAGTGGAAGCCACC AAAGCGTCGATAAACaatcacaacagcagcagcagcagcagcaatccagTATTCAATACATATCGGGCGATAAACCATCACCGctgatcagcagcagcaacaagccTGGTGATGAAAAAGTGACTCCTCTAGTACCTGGTGATAACTATTCGTACGTTCAGATAACCGAC GTGCACGACTATAACTATCCGGTCATCGAAGAACCACCGATCGGCGGCTCCCTCATCGGTGGGCGGCGCGATTCGACCACGAGTCTCAAGAAACGGAACGCACTGGACGCTGCCGCGAATGCAGGGGCCACCTCCGTACCGCCCATCATGAAGGAAGGCACACTCATCAAGACACGGCTCCGGTGCAG ATACTGCCAAGAGTTCTACAACGATGAGTGGAATCACAAGGGGTCGTGCGATTACGCACCGGACTGCTTCCGGACGGCGATCGAGAACGTGTCCGGGATGCCGTGCGCCCGGTGCATGCTGTACCACTGCATGAAGGACGCGGAAGGTGAAACAGTAGCCCATCCGTGCCTGTGCACCGGCGAGTCGGGCTGCACGAAGCG GTGGATCGGTTTGGCTTTACTTTCCCTGCTGGTGCCATGCCTTTGGTGCTATCCGCCATTGCGTGCTTGCCACTGGATCGGCGTTTCGTGTCGGTTGTGCGGTGGCAAGCACAAACCACAAATTTGA
- the LOC118503972 gene encoding sprouty-related, EVH1 domain-containing protein 2 isoform X4, giving the protein MTEAYEDDFLVRVRAQVMARDESTEGWLPLQGGGLANVSIRKRARLPPDGGGHEYIIYGQRISDQTVILSCVINRDLQYFKVMPTFHHWRAGKQRNGLTFQTAADARAFDKGIIRAYDDLIDVGEDDVFMTLDLPVEPSESRSNSEGSGSHQSVDKQSQQQQQQQQSSIQYISGDKPSPLISSSNKPGDEKVTPLVPGDNYSYVQITDQPCDIKLKYNFYHLKVHDYNYPVIEEPPIGGSLIGGRRDSTTSLKKRNALDAAANAGATSVPPIMKEGTLIKTRLRCRYCQEFYNDEWNHKGSCDYAPDCFRTAIENVSGMPCARCMLYHCMKDAEGETVAHPCLCTGESGCTKRWIGLALLSLLVPCLWCYPPLRACHWIGVSCRLCGGKHKPQI; this is encoded by the exons ATGACCGAGGCATATGAAGA TGATTTCTTAGTTAGAGTACGCGCACAAGTTATGGCCAGAGATGAGAGCACGGAAGGATGGTTACCACTGCAAGGCGGTGGCCTGGCGAACGTTTCCATCCGCAAACGCGCGCGACTGCCACCGGACGGTGGCGGTCACGAGTACATTATCTACGGGCAAAGAATATCTGACCAAACC GTTATACTAAGTTGTGTTATTAATAGAGACTTGCAGTACTTCAAAGTCATGCCTACCTTTCATCACTGGCGCGCTGGAAAGCAACGGAACGGGCTCACCTTTCAGACGGCCGCCGATGCGAGGGCTTTCGACAAGGGAATCATCCGTGCCTACGATGACCTCATTGATG TTGGTGAAGACGACGTGTTCATG ACGCTGGACTTACCGGTTGAACCTTCGGAATCACGTTCCAACTCGGAGGGCAGTGGAAGCCACC AAAGCGTCGATAAACaatcacaacagcagcagcagcagcagcaatccagTATTCAATACATATCGGGCGATAAACCATCACCGctgatcagcagcagcaacaagccTGGTGATGAAAAAGTGACTCCTCTAGTACCTGGTGATAACTATTCGTACGTTCAGATAACCGAC CAGCCGTGCGACATCAAGCTAAAGTATAATTTCTATCACTTGAAGGTGCACGACTATAACTATCCGGTCATCGAAGAACCACCGATCGGCGGCTCCCTCATCGGTGGGCGGCGCGATTCGACCACGAGTCTCAAGAAACGGAACGCACTGGACGCTGCCGCGAATGCAGGGGCCACCTCCGTACCGCCCATCATGAAGGAAGGCACACTCATCAAGACACGGCTCCGGTGCAG ATACTGCCAAGAGTTCTACAACGATGAGTGGAATCACAAGGGGTCGTGCGATTACGCACCGGACTGCTTCCGGACGGCGATCGAGAACGTGTCCGGGATGCCGTGCGCCCGGTGCATGCTGTACCACTGCATGAAGGACGCGGAAGGTGAAACAGTAGCCCATCCGTGCCTGTGCACCGGCGAGTCGGGCTGCACGAAGCG GTGGATCGGTTTGGCTTTACTTTCCCTGCTGGTGCCATGCCTTTGGTGCTATCCGCCATTGCGTGCTTGCCACTGGATCGGCGTTTCGTGTCGGTTGTGCGGTGGCAAGCACAAACCACAAATTTGA
- the LOC118503972 gene encoding sprouty-related, EVH1 domain-containing protein 1 isoform X2 translates to MTEAYEDDFLVRVRAQVMARDESTEGWLPLQGGGLANVSIRKRARLPPDGGGHEYIIYGQRISDQTVILSCVINRDLQYFKVMPTFHHWRAGKQRNGLTFQTAADARAFDKGIIRAYDDLIDGMADATTPNASTAPATSNVPTGSNAIGAAVPLLLRTDVDDDDDDGDTVGEDDVFMTLDLPVEPSESRSNSEGSGSHQSVDKQSQQQQQQQQSSIQYISGDKPSPLISSSNKPGDEKVTPLVPGDNYSYVQITDPCDIKLKYNFYHLKVHDYNYPVIEEPPIGGSLIGGRRDSTTSLKKRNALDAAANAGATSVPPIMKEGTLIKTRLRCRYCQEFYNDEWNHKGSCDYAPDCFRTAIENVSGMPCARCMLYHCMKDAEGETVAHPCLCTGESGCTKRWIGLALLSLLVPCLWCYPPLRACHWIGVSCRLCGGKHKPQI, encoded by the exons ATGACCGAGGCATATGAAGA TGATTTCTTAGTTAGAGTACGCGCACAAGTTATGGCCAGAGATGAGAGCACGGAAGGATGGTTACCACTGCAAGGCGGTGGCCTGGCGAACGTTTCCATCCGCAAACGCGCGCGACTGCCACCGGACGGTGGCGGTCACGAGTACATTATCTACGGGCAAAGAATATCTGACCAAACC GTTATACTAAGTTGTGTTATTAATAGAGACTTGCAGTACTTCAAAGTCATGCCTACCTTTCATCACTGGCGCGCTGGAAAGCAACGGAACGGGCTCACCTTTCAGACGGCCGCCGATGCGAGGGCTTTCGACAAGGGAATCATCCGTGCCTACGATGACCTCATTGATG GTATGGCTGATGCAACGACACCAAATGCTTCAACTGCTCCTGCCACATCCAACGTTCCCACCGGTTCGAATGCCATCGGTGCTGCTGTCCCACTGCTGCTACGTACGGAcgtcgacgatgatgatgacgacggtgACACAGTTGGTGAAGACGACGTGTTCATG ACGCTGGACTTACCGGTTGAACCTTCGGAATCACGTTCCAACTCGGAGGGCAGTGGAAGCCACC AAAGCGTCGATAAACaatcacaacagcagcagcagcagcagcaatccagTATTCAATACATATCGGGCGATAAACCATCACCGctgatcagcagcagcaacaagccTGGTGATGAAAAAGTGACTCCTCTAGTACCTGGTGATAACTATTCGTACGTTCAGATAACCGAC CCGTGCGACATCAAGCTAAAGTATAATTTCTATCACTTGAAGGTGCACGACTATAACTATCCGGTCATCGAAGAACCACCGATCGGCGGCTCCCTCATCGGTGGGCGGCGCGATTCGACCACGAGTCTCAAGAAACGGAACGCACTGGACGCTGCCGCGAATGCAGGGGCCACCTCCGTACCGCCCATCATGAAGGAAGGCACACTCATCAAGACACGGCTCCGGTGCAG ATACTGCCAAGAGTTCTACAACGATGAGTGGAATCACAAGGGGTCGTGCGATTACGCACCGGACTGCTTCCGGACGGCGATCGAGAACGTGTCCGGGATGCCGTGCGCCCGGTGCATGCTGTACCACTGCATGAAGGACGCGGAAGGTGAAACAGTAGCCCATCCGTGCCTGTGCACCGGCGAGTCGGGCTGCACGAAGCG GTGGATCGGTTTGGCTTTACTTTCCCTGCTGGTGCCATGCCTTTGGTGCTATCCGCCATTGCGTGCTTGCCACTGGATCGGCGTTTCGTGTCGGTTGTGCGGTGGCAAGCACAAACCACAAATTTGA